A single window of Homo sapiens chromosome 17 genomic scaffold, GRCh38.p14 alternate locus group ALT_REF_LOCI_1 HSCHR17_5_CTG4 DNA harbors:
- the KRTAP9-9 gene encoding keratin-associated protein 9-9 isoform KRTAP9.9 (isoform KRTAP9.9 is encoded by transcript variant KRTAP9.9), with product MTHCCSPCCQPTCCRTTCCRTTCWKPTTVTTCSSTPCCQPSCCVSSCCQPCCRPACCQNTCCRTTCCQPTCLTSCCQPSCCSTTCCQPICCGSSCCGQTSCGSSCGQSSSCAPVYCRRTCYYPTTVCLPGCLNQSCGSSCCQPCCRPACCETTCCRTTCFQPTCVSSCCQPSCC from the coding sequence ATGACCCACTGTTGCTCCCCTTGCTGTCAGCCTACCTGCTGCAGGACCACCTGCTGCAGGACCACCTGCTGGAAGCCCACCACTGTGACCACCTGCAGCAGCACACCCTGCTGCCAGCCCTCCTGCTGTGTGTCTAGCTGCtgccagccttgctgccgcccaGCTTGCTGTCAAAACACCTGCTGCAGGACCACCTGCTGCCAGCCCACCTGTCTGACCAGCTGCTGCCAGCCTTCCTGCTGCAGCACAACCTGCTGCCAGCCCATCTGCTGTGGGTCCAGCTGCTGTGGCCAAACCAGCTGTGGGTCCAGCTGTGGCCAGAGCAGCTCCTGTGCACCTGTGTACTGCAGAAGAACCTGCTACTACCCGACGACTGTCTGCCTGCCTGGTTGCCTCAACCAGAGCTGTGGATCCAGCTGCTGCCAGCCCTGCTGCCGCCCCGCCTGCTGTGAGACCACCTGCTGCAGGACCACTTGCTTCCAGCCCACCTGTGTGTCCAGCTGCTGCCAGCCTTCTTGCTGCTGA
- the KRTAP9-4 gene encoding keratin-associated protein 9-4 (The RefSeq protein has 1 substitution compared to this genomic sequence) translates to MTHCCSPCCQPTCCRTTCCRTTCWKPTTVTTCSSTPCCQPSCCVSSCCQPCCRPTCCQNTCCQPTCVTSCCQPSCCSTPCCQPTCCGSSCDQSSSCAPVYCRRTCYYPTTVCLPGCLNQSCGSNCCQPCCRPACCETTCFQPTCVSSCCQPFCC, encoded by the coding sequence ATGACCCACTGTTGCTCCCCTTGCTGTCAGCCTACATGCTGCAGGACCACCTGCTGCAGGACCACCTGCTGGAAGCCCACCACTGTGACCACCTGCAGCAGCACACCCTGCTGCCAGCCCTCCTGCTGTGTGTCCAGCTGCtgccagccttgctgccgcccaACTTGCTGTCAAAACACCTGCTGCCAGCCCACCTGTGTGACCAGCTGCTGCCAGCCTTCCTGCTGCAGCACACCCTGCTGCCAGCCCACCTGCTGTGGGTCCAGCTGTGACCAGAGCAGCTCCTGTGCACCTGTGTACTGCAGAAGAACCTGCTACTACCCCACAACTGTCTGCCTGCCTGGTTGCCTAAACCAGAGCTGTGGCTCCAACTGCTGCCAGCCCTGCTGCCGCCCAGCCTGCTGTGAGACCACTTGCTTCCAGCCCACCTGTGTGTACAGCTGCTGTCAGCCTTTTTGCTGCTGA
- the KRTAP9-8 gene encoding keratin-associated protein 9-8 isoform X1 yields MTHCCSPCCQPTCCRTTCWKPTTVTTCSSTPCCQPSCCVSSCCQPCCRPTCCQNTCCQPICVTSCCQPSCCSTPCCQPTCCGQTSCGSSCGQSSSCAPVYCRRTCYHPTTVCLPGCLNQSCGSSCCQPCCRPACCETTCFQPTCVYSCCQPSCC; encoded by the coding sequence ATGACCCACTGTTGTTCCCCTTGCTGTCAGCCTACGTGCTGCAGGACCACCTGCTGGAAGCCCACCACTGTGACCACCTGCAGCAGCACACCCTGCTGCCAGCCCTCCTGCTGTGTGTCCAGCTGCtgccagccttgctgccgcccaACTTGCTGTCAAAACACCTGCTGCCAGCCCATCTGTGTGACCAGCTGCTGCCAGCCTTCCTGCTGCAGCACACCCTGCTGTCAGCCCACCTGCTGTGGCCAAACCAGCTGTGGGTCCAGCTGTGGTCAGAGCAGCTCCTGTGCACCTGTGTACTGCAGAAGAACCTGCTACCACCCCACGACTGTCTGCCTGCCTGGTTGCCTAAACCAGAGCTGTGGCTCCAGCTGCTGCCAGCCCTGCTGCCGCCCAGCCTGCTGTGAGACCACTTGCTTCCAGCCCACCTGTGTGTACAGCTGCTGCCAGCCTTCTTGCTGCTGA